From one Larimichthys crocea isolate SSNF chromosome XVIII, L_crocea_2.0, whole genome shotgun sequence genomic stretch:
- the LOC113748228 gene encoding olfactory receptor 49-like: MDNESNVTYITLGGHVEIYKYRYLYFLMTFLVYILIICCNFIVMYIIWSHQNLHEPMYIFIAALLMNSSLLSTAIYPKLLIDFLSDRQVISYSACLFQFYIYYSVGGSEFLLLAAMSYDRYVSICKPLQYPTVMTKTTVSLLLFFTWLVPACHIAIPTILSADTKLCDFTVKAIFCNNAVYKLHCVRSKVITIYGVFTLLDLAILPVLFIIFTYTKILIISYRSGREVRKKAAETCLPHMLVLISFSCLTAYDVSIARVQSDFPNTVRLIMMVQ; the protein is encoded by the coding sequence ATGGATAATGAGTCTAATGTAACATATATAACTCTTGGTGGGCATGTGGAAATTTACAAATACAGATATCTTTATTTTCTGATGACATTCTtagtatatattttaataatatgttgtaattttattgttatgtacattATCTGGTCACACCAAAACCTCCATGAGCCTatgtacattttcattgcaGCATTGCTAATGAACTCTTCTCTTCTCAGTACTGCGATCTACCCAAAGCTTCTGATTGACTTTTTATCTGACAGACAGGTCATATCTTATTCAGCCTGTCTCTTTCAATTTTACATATATTACTCTGTAGGTGGTTCAGAGTTCTTACTGTTGGCAGCCATGTCCTATGACAGGTATGTGTCCATATGCAAACCATTACAATATCCAACTGtcatgacaaaaacaactgtgagtcttttgttgttttttacttgGCTTGTGCCTGCTTGTCATATTGCAATACCTACAATACTGAGTGCTGACACTAAACTGTGTGACTTTACTGTGAAAGCAATATTTTGTAACAATGCAGTTTACAAACTTCATTGTGTAAGGTCAAAGGTAATTACTATATACGGTGTGTTTACTTTGTTAGATCTTGCAATCCTCCCTGTTCTCTTCATAATTTTTACATACACAAAGATTCTTATAATATCTTATCGAAGTGGCAGAGAAGTCAGGAAAAAGGCAGCAGAGACGTGTTTACCTCACATGTTGGTTTTAATCAGTTTCTCTTGTTTGACTGCATATGATGTCAGTATAGCTCGAGTTCAATCTGATTTTCCAAACACTGTTCGTTTAATAATGATGGTTCAATAG
- the LOC104938982 gene encoding olfactory receptor 4D6-like has product MDDEFNITYITLDGYVELDKYRYIYICIMFIVYILTIFCNVSILYTIWIHNDLHEPMYIFIAGLLVNSVFYSTIMYPKLLADFLSEKRTISYPTCLFQFFIYYSLSASDFLLLSTMAYDRYVSICKPLQYPTIMRKTTVIILLVLAWAAPACHMAAEVILRANMKLCHFNLSGIFCNNSIYSLFCVTPSSLTIFSFFALLNMGLLPFVFIIFTYTRILIITYRSSREVKNKAAQTCLPHIIVLISFCCLCAYDVITARLESDVPKTVRSIITLQAFLYYPLFNPVIYGLKMKEISKHLKKLFCQAKVI; this is encoded by the coding sequence ATGGATGATGAatttaatataacatatataactcTTGATGGGTATGTGGAGTTGGACAAATacaggtatatatatatttgtattatgttTATAGTATATATTCTTACAATCTTCTGTAACGTCAGCATTTTGTATACTATCTGGATACACAATGACCTTCATGAGCCTatgtacattttcattgcaGGTTTGCTAGTGAACTCTGTTTTTTACAGCACTATTATGTACCCAAAGTTATTAGCTGACTTTTTATCTGAAAAACGGACCATATCTTATCCAACAtgtctctttcagttttttatatattactCATTAAGTGCTTCAGATTTCTTACTGTTGTCAACCATGGCCTATGACAGGTATGTGTCCATATGTAAACCTCTGCAATATCCAACCATCATGCGTAAAACCACCGTGATTATTCTGCTGGTTTTAGCCTGGGCTGCTCCCGCTTGTCATATGGCAGCGGAAGTAATCCTGAGGGCTAATATGAAActctgtcattttaatttaagtgGGATTTTTTGTAACAATTCAATTTACAGTCTATTCTGTGTGACTCCAAGTTCACTCAccatatttagtttttttgctcTGCTGAACATGGGACTTTTACCTTTTGTCTTTATAATTTTTACTTACACCAGGATCCTCATAATAACTTATCGGAGCAGTCGAGAAGTCAAGAACAAAGCTGCACAGACCTGTTTACCTCACATCATTGTTTTAATCAgcttttgctgtttgtgtgcgtaCGATGTCATTACAGCTCGACTGGAATCTGATGTTCCAAAAACTGTTCGATCGATAATTACTTTGCAAGCATTTTTATATTATCCTCTGTTCAATCCAGTCATATATGGActgaaaatgaaggaaatcTCTAAACATCTGAAGAAGTTGTTCTGTCAAGCCAAAGTGATCTAA